Proteins encoded together in one Micromonospora kangleipakensis window:
- a CDS encoding DUF3043 domain-containing protein, which produces MCTGRGCLATLHHVPSLFRRKPADLVDESVTSVTTDEASAAARPRGYTPSKKELGQVTPKRPVAGRRLSAPSRPLTKEEAREQRRAARAEAATEFRREGGPRDRGPEKLLARNVVDSRRTVGTWFFGGALIVLVGSNQAMPPIVRLISNVLWGALALGVVVDSVLISRKINKLMRERFPKSDQKLGSLYLYAIMRSITFRRMRAPAPQVNIGDKI; this is translated from the coding sequence ATGTGCACCGGGCGCGGCTGTTTGGCTACTCTTCACCACGTGCCGTCGCTGTTTCGCCGCAAGCCCGCCGACCTCGTCGATGAGTCCGTCACCTCGGTGACGACCGACGAGGCGTCCGCCGCCGCCCGCCCCCGGGGCTACACCCCGAGCAAGAAGGAGCTGGGCCAGGTCACGCCGAAGCGGCCGGTCGCCGGCCGGCGGCTCAGCGCGCCGAGCCGGCCGCTGACCAAGGAGGAGGCCCGGGAGCAGCGCCGGGCGGCCCGCGCCGAGGCGGCCACCGAGTTCCGTCGCGAGGGCGGCCCCCGCGACCGGGGGCCCGAGAAGCTGCTCGCCCGCAACGTGGTCGACTCCCGGCGTACGGTCGGCACCTGGTTCTTCGGCGGCGCGCTGATCGTGCTGGTCGGCTCCAACCAGGCCATGCCGCCGATCGTCCGGTTGATCTCCAACGTGCTGTGGGGCGCGCTGGCGCTCGGCGTGGTGGTCGACTCCGTCCTGATCTCCCGCAAGATCAATAAGCTGATGCGGGAGCGGTTCCCGAAGAGCGACCAGAAGCTCGGCTCGCTCTACCTGTACGCGATCATGCGGTCGATCACCTTCCGCCGGATGCGCGCCCCCGCGCCGCAGGTCAACATCGGCGACAAGATCTGA
- a CDS encoding ABC transporter ATP-binding protein, with protein MRAPQSQAAVIHARGLRKEFTVRVKAGRLRREKRVVTAVDGVDLRVERGEMLGYIGPNGAGKSTTLKMLTGVLMPSAGEVRVCGLRPVAERTRLALRIGVVFGQRSQLWWDLPLRDSFDLLRHVYRVPAAEHAARLRRCRDLLDLDEFLDTPVRQLSLGQRMRGELTAALLHGPEVLFLDEPTIGLDVVSKQAVRGFLGELGRAGDTTLVLTTHDLADIERLCRRLVVIDHGRVVHDGSIAALHSRYGSRRLVVAELDTALAAPPTLPGAPLHRVEADGHRLVFALESAGVAEVVAGLAGLATLRDISIVEPDIEEVVARLYRAPVVTG; from the coding sequence TTGCGAGCCCCGCAGTCACAAGCAGCGGTCATTCATGCGCGCGGGCTGCGCAAGGAGTTCACCGTCCGGGTGAAGGCCGGTCGGCTGCGCCGGGAGAAGCGGGTGGTCACCGCCGTCGACGGGGTCGACCTGCGGGTGGAGCGCGGCGAGATGCTCGGCTACATCGGCCCCAACGGCGCCGGCAAGTCGACCACCCTGAAGATGCTCACCGGCGTGCTGATGCCGTCGGCGGGCGAGGTCCGGGTCTGCGGCCTGCGGCCGGTGGCCGAGCGGACCCGGCTGGCGCTGCGCATCGGGGTGGTCTTCGGCCAGCGCTCGCAGCTCTGGTGGGACCTGCCGCTGCGCGACTCGTTCGACCTGCTGCGGCACGTCTACCGGGTGCCGGCGGCCGAGCACGCGGCCCGGCTGCGCCGCTGTCGCGACCTGCTCGACCTCGACGAGTTCCTGGACACCCCGGTCCGGCAGCTCTCCCTGGGCCAGCGGATGCGGGGCGAGCTGACCGCCGCCCTGCTGCACGGCCCGGAGGTGCTCTTCCTCGACGAGCCGACCATCGGGCTGGACGTGGTGAGCAAGCAGGCCGTCCGGGGCTTCCTGGGGGAGCTGGGCCGGGCCGGCGACACCACCCTGGTGCTCACCACCCACGACCTGGCCGACATCGAGCGGCTCTGCCGTCGCCTCGTGGTGATCGACCACGGCCGGGTGGTGCACGACGGCTCCATCGCCGCCCTGCACAGCCGGTACGGCTCCCGCCGGCTGGTCGTGGCCGAGCTGGACACCGCCCTCGCCGCGCCGCCGACGCTGCCGGGCGCCCCGCTGCACCGGGTGGAGGCGGACGGCCACCGGCTGGTCTTCGCCCTGGAGTCGGCGGGCGTCGCCGAGGTGGTTGCCGGGCTCGCCGGCCTGGCCACGCTCCGCGACATCTCGATCGTCGAGCCGGACATCGAGGAGGTCGTCGCCCGCCTCTACCGCGCTCCGGTGGTCACGGGCTGA
- the nadA gene encoding quinolinate synthase NadA produces MTSTWVEPSNTATALLLLGRGSDPATERGVECPGDLPAPSDPDLVARAAAAKAALGTKVFVLGHHYQRDEVIQFADVTGDSFKLAREAAARPDAEYIVFCGVHFMAESADILTSDAQQVILPDLAAGCSMADMAVLSQVETAWDVLTELGIAEDTVPVTYMNSSADIKGFVGRNGGVVCTSSNAKRALDWAFEQGSKVFFLPDQHLGRNTAVLEMGFSLDDCVLYDPHKPNGGLTPEQLRDAKMILWRGHCSVHGRFTLESVNDVRERVPGVNVLVHPECRHEVVTAADHVGSTEYIIKTIEAAPAGSAWAVGTELNLVRRLALAHPDKQIMFLDKAVCYCSTMNRIDLPHLVWALEELVAGRVVNQITVDPDTAHHARVALDQMLALPGADTPPPTAV; encoded by the coding sequence GTGACTTCGACCTGGGTTGAGCCCTCCAACACCGCCACTGCGCTGCTGCTCCTCGGCCGCGGCAGCGACCCCGCCACCGAGCGTGGCGTGGAGTGTCCGGGTGACCTCCCCGCGCCGAGCGACCCGGACCTGGTGGCCCGGGCGGCGGCGGCCAAGGCCGCGCTCGGCACGAAGGTGTTCGTGCTGGGTCACCACTACCAGCGGGACGAGGTGATCCAGTTCGCCGACGTGACCGGTGACTCGTTCAAGCTGGCCCGCGAGGCGGCGGCCCGGCCCGACGCGGAGTACATCGTCTTCTGCGGCGTGCACTTCATGGCCGAGAGCGCGGACATCCTCACCTCGGACGCGCAGCAGGTGATCCTGCCGGACCTGGCCGCCGGTTGTTCGATGGCCGACATGGCGGTGCTGTCGCAGGTCGAGACCGCCTGGGACGTGCTGACCGAGCTGGGCATCGCCGAGGACACCGTCCCGGTGACCTACATGAACTCCTCGGCCGACATCAAGGGCTTCGTCGGGCGCAACGGCGGCGTGGTCTGCACCTCGTCGAATGCCAAGCGGGCGCTGGACTGGGCGTTCGAGCAGGGGTCGAAGGTGTTCTTCCTGCCCGACCAGCACCTCGGCCGCAACACGGCGGTGCTGGAGATGGGCTTCTCGCTGGACGACTGCGTGCTCTACGACCCGCACAAGCCGAACGGCGGGCTCACCCCGGAGCAGCTGCGCGACGCGAAGATGATCCTGTGGCGCGGGCACTGCTCGGTGCACGGCCGCTTCACCCTGGAGAGCGTCAACGACGTCCGGGAGCGGGTGCCGGGGGTGAACGTGCTGGTCCACCCGGAGTGCCGGCACGAGGTGGTCACCGCCGCCGACCACGTGGGCTCCACGGAGTACATCATCAAGACCATCGAGGCGGCCCCGGCCGGCTCGGCCTGGGCGGTCGGCACCGAGCTGAACCTGGTCCGCCGGCTGGCGCTGGCCCACCCGGACAAGCAGATCATGTTCCTGGACAAGGCGGTCTGCTACTGCTCGACGATGAACCGGATCGACCTGCCGCACCTGGTCTGGGCGCTGGAGGAGCTGGTCGCCGGTCGGGTGGTCAACCAGATCACCGTGGACCCGGACACCGCGCACCACGCCCGGGTGGCCCTCGACCAGATGCTCGCCCTTCCCGGGGCGGACACCCCGCCGCCCACCGCCGTTTGA
- the murA gene encoding UDP-N-acetylglucosamine 1-carboxyvinyltransferase, whose protein sequence is MQIVDPNHLHGSTNALEVALTDDVLVVHGGTPLEGRIRVRGAKNLVSKAMVAALLGDSPSRLFDVPRIRDVEVVRGLLGLHGVKVTDGAEDGELVFDPSNVESASTDQINVHAGSSRIPILFCGPLLHRLGHAFIPDLGGCHIGPRPIDFHLQALREFGATVDKTPEGLHLSAPNGLHGTKFALPYPSVGATEQVLLTAVMAEGVTELRNAAVEPEIIDLICILQKMGAIIKVHTDRVIEIQGVKKLHGYTHRPIPDRIEAASWAAAALATRGDVEVLGAQQADMMTFLNVFRSVGGEYEVTDARPPKLGDPGQEGGIRFWHPGGELNAVALETDVHPGFMTDWQQPLVVALTQARGLSIVHETVYEQRLGYTEALNTMGANIQVYRDCLGGTPCRFGRRNFKHSAVIAGPSKLHAADLVIPDLRAGFSHLIAALAAEGTSRVYGVDLINRGYEDFEKKLADLGAHVERP, encoded by the coding sequence ATGCAGATCGTGGACCCCAACCATTTACACGGCAGCACCAACGCGCTGGAGGTTGCGTTGACCGACGACGTCCTGGTCGTACACGGAGGCACTCCGCTCGAAGGGCGGATCCGCGTGCGCGGCGCGAAGAACCTCGTCTCCAAGGCCATGGTCGCCGCGCTGCTGGGTGACTCGCCCAGCCGGCTGTTCGACGTGCCGCGGATCCGCGACGTCGAGGTGGTCCGCGGGCTGCTCGGCCTGCACGGGGTGAAGGTGACCGACGGCGCGGAGGACGGAGAGCTGGTCTTCGACCCGTCCAACGTCGAGAGCGCCAGCACCGACCAGATCAACGTGCACGCCGGCTCCAGCCGCATCCCGATCCTGTTCTGCGGCCCACTGCTGCACCGGCTCGGGCACGCCTTCATCCCGGACCTGGGTGGCTGCCACATCGGGCCGCGCCCGATCGACTTCCACCTCCAGGCGCTGCGCGAGTTCGGCGCGACGGTCGACAAGACCCCGGAGGGGCTGCACCTGTCGGCGCCGAACGGCCTGCACGGCACGAAGTTCGCCCTGCCGTACCCGAGCGTGGGCGCCACCGAGCAGGTGCTGCTGACCGCGGTGATGGCCGAGGGCGTCACCGAGCTGCGCAACGCGGCGGTGGAGCCGGAGATCATCGACCTGATCTGCATCCTGCAGAAGATGGGCGCGATCATCAAGGTGCACACCGACCGGGTGATCGAGATCCAGGGCGTCAAGAAGCTGCACGGCTACACCCACCGGCCGATCCCGGACCGGATCGAGGCGGCGAGCTGGGCGGCGGCCGCGCTGGCCACCCGCGGGGACGTCGAGGTGCTGGGCGCGCAGCAGGCCGACATGATGACCTTCCTGAACGTCTTCCGCTCGGTCGGCGGCGAGTACGAGGTCACCGACGCCCGCCCGCCGAAGCTGGGCGACCCGGGCCAGGAGGGCGGCATCCGGTTCTGGCACCCGGGCGGCGAGCTGAACGCCGTGGCGCTGGAGACCGACGTGCACCCCGGCTTCATGACCGACTGGCAGCAGCCCCTCGTGGTGGCGCTGACCCAGGCCCGGGGCCTGTCGATCGTCCACGAGACGGTCTACGAGCAGCGGTTGGGCTACACCGAGGCGCTGAACACGATGGGCGCCAACATCCAGGTCTACCGGGACTGCCTGGGCGGCACCCCGTGCCGCTTCGGCCGGCGCAACTTCAAGCACTCGGCGGTGATCGCCGGGCCGAGCAAGCTGCACGCCGCCGACCTGGTCATCCCGGACCTGCGCGCCGGTTTCAGCCACCTGATCGCGGCGCTCGCCGCCGAGGGCACCTCCCGGGTGTACGGCGTCGACCTGATCAACCGGGGCTACGAGGACTTCGAGAAGAAGCTCGCCGACCTGGGCGCGCACGTCGAGCGTCCGTAA
- a CDS encoding ABC transporter permease, with amino-acid sequence MAERLAAYRALLGAQARSQTAYRTSFVVDLVGNVGATVFDVVTVLVLFGVTRELGGFTLREALVIVGISSFAFATADLLVGNIERLPRYVRTGLFDAVLVRPLGALPQLLLMDLPLRKVSRALFGLAVLVVAVTSAGIDWTPGRLALVLVAPVAAVVFFGAVFVTTATVSFYWIDSGELANSVTYGGRDFTSYPITVYGGWFRAVFAYGMGFAFVSYHPALALLGRADPLGLPAWVGWTAPGVALVAAAVAAVSWRVGVRHYRSTGS; translated from the coding sequence GTGGCTGAGCGACTGGCCGCGTACCGGGCGTTGCTCGGGGCGCAGGCCCGGTCGCAGACCGCGTACCGGACCTCGTTCGTGGTGGACCTGGTCGGCAACGTCGGGGCGACCGTCTTCGACGTGGTCACCGTGCTGGTGCTCTTCGGGGTGACCAGGGAGCTGGGCGGGTTCACGCTGCGCGAGGCGCTGGTCATCGTCGGCATCTCGTCGTTCGCGTTCGCCACCGCCGACCTGCTGGTCGGCAACATCGAGCGGCTGCCCCGGTACGTCCGGACCGGCCTCTTCGACGCCGTGCTGGTCCGCCCGCTGGGTGCGCTGCCCCAACTGCTGCTGATGGACCTGCCGCTGCGCAAGGTGTCCCGCGCGCTCTTCGGCCTGGCCGTGCTGGTGGTGGCGGTGACCTCGGCCGGGATCGACTGGACGCCGGGCCGGTTGGCGCTGGTCCTGGTGGCCCCGGTCGCCGCGGTGGTCTTCTTCGGCGCGGTCTTCGTGACCACCGCGACGGTGTCGTTCTACTGGATCGACTCCGGCGAGCTGGCCAACTCGGTCACCTACGGCGGGCGCGACTTCACGTCGTACCCGATCACCGTCTACGGCGGCTGGTTCCGGGCGGTCTTCGCGTACGGGATGGGCTTCGCCTTCGTCAGTTACCACCCGGCGCTGGCGCTGCTCGGCCGGGCCGACCCGCTCGGCCTGCCGGCCTGGGTCGGTTGGACCGCGCCCGGCGTCGCGCTCGTCGCCGCCGCGGTCGCGGCCGTGTCCTGGCGCGTCGGGGTCCGTCACTACCGGAGTACGGGATCATGA
- a CDS encoding ABC transporter permease: MGSVTATVAPPTDSNVTRWFRTFGAMVLSGFRRHATYRQAAVAGVVTNTVFGFLRCYIFLAVVGAAGTVAGYDRAQLATFVWAGQGLLAVILLWGWTDLADRIRTGEIASDLLRPVHPVTSYLATDLGRAGFASLSRLLPPVLIGPLLFDVYLPRRWATVPLFALSVLVAVVLCFGCRFLVNATAYWLQDVRGAMILWTLSSGVLAGLYFPLRFLPEWFQLALWYATPFPSLLQTPLDVLVERDPAPAQFGLVGLQVAWAVLILAACRLVQRRAERRLVVQGG, encoded by the coding sequence GTGGGCTCTGTCACCGCCACTGTGGCACCGCCCACGGACTCAAACGTTACCCGATGGTTTCGGACATTTGGCGCGATGGTCCTGTCCGGCTTCCGGCGCCACGCCACCTACCGGCAGGCCGCCGTCGCCGGGGTGGTCACCAACACGGTCTTCGGGTTCCTGCGCTGCTACATCTTCCTCGCCGTGGTCGGCGCGGCCGGCACCGTCGCCGGGTACGATCGGGCGCAGCTCGCCACCTTCGTCTGGGCCGGGCAGGGCCTGCTGGCGGTGATCCTGCTCTGGGGCTGGACCGACCTGGCGGACCGGATCCGGACCGGGGAGATCGCCAGCGACCTGCTCCGTCCGGTGCACCCGGTGACCAGCTACCTCGCCACCGACCTGGGCCGCGCGGGGTTCGCCTCGCTCTCCCGGCTGCTGCCGCCGGTGCTGATCGGCCCGCTCCTCTTCGACGTGTACCTGCCCCGGCGCTGGGCCACCGTGCCGCTCTTCGCGCTCTCCGTGCTGGTCGCCGTGGTGCTCTGCTTCGGCTGCCGGTTCCTGGTCAACGCCACCGCGTACTGGCTGCAGGACGTGCGGGGCGCGATGATCCTCTGGACGCTCAGCTCCGGGGTGCTCGCCGGGCTCTACTTCCCGCTGCGCTTCCTGCCCGAGTGGTTCCAGCTCGCGCTCTGGTACGCCACCCCGTTCCCGAGCCTGCTGCAGACCCCGCTCGACGTGCTGGTCGAGCGGGACCCGGCCCCGGCGCAGTTCGGGCTGGTGGGGCTCCAGGTCGCCTGGGCGGTGCTGATCCTCGCCGCCTGCCGGCTGGTCCAGCGCCGGGCCGAACGCCGGCTGGTGGTGCAGGGTGGCTGA